A portion of the Candidatus Limnocylindrales bacterium genome contains these proteins:
- a CDS encoding Nramp family divalent metal transporter produces MAKEDKGITEQIRPVEAGELPPYEVAELPAPPPFGLKGILEVIGPGAIILGASIGSGEWLVGPAATVKYGVELIWITTVASILQGLFNMEAIRYTLYTGEPIYTGFMRLKPGKFWGVFYTILGFFQIGWPGWALSAATALAAIALGRAPGKEDSGTVLFWGYVTFFIVIITLAVGGKIEKTLEKVSWFFLFMIFAFLLAVNLLVAAPRAQLGETFLSLFKFGTIPPGADWVLLGAFAAYSAAGGVINCAITNWFRDKGFGMGGVVGFIPGAVGGRRINLSPFGKIFRITPENLRKWNDWWKYATTDQWVIFVGGSLMGMFLTINMATALIPRGTEIGGWSVANFQAVELAKIGGKILWILTALNGFWILFSTQLSVSDGYIRQSTDALWVSDRVRRWCRGDVRILYYALLALFTLWGCIAINLAQPFILILIGANTAGLVFVIASIHILLVNRKLLPKELRPPLWREIGVLFCALFYGFFVTMLAGRQAGLW; encoded by the coding sequence ATGGCTAAAGAAGATAAGGGAATTACCGAACAAATCAGACCGGTTGAAGCCGGAGAATTACCCCCTTATGAAGTAGCCGAATTACCCGCTCCTCCGCCCTTCGGTTTGAAGGGTATTTTAGAGGTTATAGGACCGGGGGCTATTATCCTAGGAGCTTCCATTGGAAGTGGAGAGTGGCTGGTAGGTCCTGCTGCTACCGTAAAATACGGGGTAGAACTTATCTGGATCACAACGGTCGCTTCTATCTTACAGGGGCTTTTCAATATGGAAGCTATACGGTATACCTTGTACACTGGAGAGCCTATTTACACCGGTTTCATGCGACTAAAACCGGGTAAATTTTGGGGGGTTTTTTACACCATCTTAGGCTTTTTCCAAATTGGGTGGCCGGGATGGGCTTTGTCTGCGGCAACAGCATTGGCAGCCATTGCCTTGGGTAGAGCTCCAGGGAAAGAAGATAGTGGAACGGTTCTATTTTGGGGCTATGTAACCTTTTTTATTGTTATTATTACTTTAGCCGTAGGAGGAAAAATAGAAAAGACCCTTGAAAAAGTCTCCTGGTTTTTTCTGTTCATGATTTTTGCCTTTTTGCTTGCGGTCAATCTCCTGGTTGCTGCCCCGCGTGCCCAGTTGGGAGAGACTTTTTTATCCCTATTCAAATTCGGGACGATTCCACCTGGTGCAGATTGGGTTTTATTGGGGGCCTTTGCAGCTTACTCTGCAGCAGGAGGTGTTATAAACTGTGCTATCACCAACTGGTTTCGGGATAAAGGTTTTGGAATGGGAGGTGTTGTCGGTTTTATCCCGGGGGCCGTAGGGGGAAGAAGGATTAATCTTTCTCCCTTTGGTAAAATCTTCAGAATCACTCCCGAAAATCTCCGCAAATGGAACGATTGGTGGAAATATGCCACTACCGATCAATGGGTTATCTTCGTCGGAGGTTCCTTAATGGGAATGTTTTTAACCATCAATATGGCTACCGCCTTAATTCCTAGAGGTACGGAAATAGGAGGCTGGTCGGTCGCCAACTTCCAGGCTGTCGAACTGGCAAAGATCGGTGGAAAAATCCTTTGGATTCTGACGGCTTTGAACGGGTTCTGGATTCTCTTCAGTACCCAACTATCGGTTTCCGATGGCTATATCCGCCAATCCACAGACGCTCTCTGGGTGAGTGATCGTGTTAGAAGATGGTGCCGGGGAGATGTTCGGATTTTGTACTATGCCCTCCTCGCCCTTTTCACCCTTTGGGGATGTATCGCCATCAATTTGGCCCAACCTTTCATTTTAATTTTGATCGGAGCGAACACAGCCGGACTTGTATTTGTTATTGCTTCGATCCATATCCTTCTGGTTAATAGAAAGCTCTTACCTAAAGAGCTCAGACCCCCCCTGTGGCGAGAAATAGGGGTTTTATTCTGTGCTCTTTTTTATGGCTTTTTCGTAACGATGTTGGCAGGTAGACAGGCCGGATTATGGTAA
- a CDS encoding sigma-70 family RNA polymerase sigma factor: protein MKGVKGNRQEQVRAILEFSKKPVSLDMPTVEDENATLMNLIASKESPAPDKAVVDQTLIEELQELLDELDPRGALILRLRFGIDGEGPLMLEEIGKRLNLSRERVWQLEKRAKARLRKLANARSLGDYLN from the coding sequence ATGAAGGGGGTAAAAGGTAACAGGCAAGAGCAGGTCCGGGCCATTCTAGAATTTTCCAAAAAACCCGTATCGCTGGATATGCCGACGGTAGAAGACGAAAACGCCACGTTAATGAACCTCATCGCCAGCAAGGAAAGCCCGGCCCCGGACAAAGCCGTCGTTGATCAAACCCTTATTGAGGAACTCCAGGAACTTTTAGACGAACTGGACCCTCGAGGAGCCCTGATTTTGCGGTTACGTTTTGGCATCGATGGAGAAGGTCCCCTGATGTTAGAAGAGATCGGAAAGCGTTTAAACCTGAGTCGGGAGAGGGTTTGGCAGCTTGAAAAACGGGCCAAGGCCAGGCTGAGGAAACTGGCCAACGCCAGAAGTCTGGGGGATTATTTAAATTAA